A part of Parvimonas micra genomic DNA contains:
- a CDS encoding ABC transporter ATP-binding protein: protein MKDSIKLIIRLINFMKKLLPVILLAVFFAVFGFLITVYIPARIISLGFDALNGEKIKIISLIILVILAISRGLFRYGEHYFGHFVAFNILADFRREIFSKLRRLAPSKLDSQDSGALLKLIGEDVEALEVFFAHTLAPITTGTIVSIVLIVYFLQYNFHLSLIAIIVYFILAVIIPNVFSSKLKPHLEIQQKYRKSYTSYFLESLRGMKDLLQLGVEKERFENLTKESRIVNKKERNVAKLNFLQFSFSFLTIGFGVLTFAFAEFILINKNIISIKDAVITLVVFSSSFAPFLELSRLPLGLGRALQAAKQTFSLLDENEPVGNDGSKEIEKINEIKFENVDFSYPKRDKMIFENLNLHFEDEKIVGLVGESGSGKSTLMKMVMKWYMAKSGKIFLNDEDILDIDSRKLQEKIAYIPQFPQIFSQTIRENLVLGNEKISDEEILEIAEKCRLKDKILSTENGLDTKINSEKVIFSSGEMQRLELMRALLKRADVYIFDEPTSNLDTLNESTILNLIKENCKGMVFLISHRMSTVSFSDVVYRVENGKCFKI, encoded by the coding sequence ATGAAAGATAGTATAAAATTGATTATCAGACTTATAAATTTTATGAAAAAATTACTCCCAGTAATTTTGTTGGCTGTATTTTTTGCTGTTTTCGGCTTTTTGATTACAGTATATATTCCTGCAAGAATTATTTCATTGGGATTTGATGCACTTAATGGAGAAAAAATAAAAATAATATCTTTAATAATTTTAGTCATTCTTGCGATTTCAAGAGGACTTTTCAGATATGGAGAGCATTATTTCGGACATTTTGTTGCTTTTAATATTTTGGCTGATTTTAGAAGAGAAATTTTTTCAAAACTTAGAAGACTTGCTCCATCAAAACTTGACTCTCAAGACAGCGGGGCTTTACTTAAACTGATAGGAGAAGATGTTGAAGCGTTGGAAGTATTCTTTGCACATACTCTAGCTCCAATTACAACAGGGACTATTGTTTCAATAGTTTTAATTGTATATTTTTTACAATATAATTTTCATTTAAGCTTAATTGCAATAATTGTATATTTTATACTTGCAGTTATTATTCCAAATGTATTTTCAAGCAAATTAAAACCACATCTTGAAATTCAACAAAAATATAGAAAATCATATACTTCATATTTTTTAGAAAGTTTAAGAGGTATGAAAGATTTACTTCAACTTGGAGTTGAAAAGGAAAGATTTGAAAATTTGACAAAAGAAAGTAGAATTGTAAATAAAAAGGAAAGAAATGTTGCAAAATTAAATTTCTTACAATTTTCATTCAGTTTTTTAACAATAGGTTTTGGAGTTTTAACTTTTGCTTTTGCTGAATTTATACTCATAAATAAAAATATAATAAGTATTAAAGATGCAGTAATTACATTGGTTGTTTTCAGTTCTTCATTTGCTCCATTCTTAGAGTTAAGCAGACTTCCTTTAGGACTTGGTCGTGCATTACAAGCAGCAAAACAAACTTTTAGTTTATTAGATGAAAATGAACCGGTTGGAAATGACGGAAGTAAAGAAATTGAAAAAATAAATGAAATAAAATTTGAGAATGTTGATTTCTCTTATCCTAAGAGAGATAAGATGATTTTTGAAAATTTGAATTTGCATTTTGAAGATGAAAAAATTGTAGGTCTTGTCGGAGAGAGCGGATCGGGTAAAAGTACATTGATGAAAATGGTGATGAAATGGTATATGGCAAAATCAGGAAAAATATTTTTAAATGATGAGGATATTTTAGATATAGACAGTAGAAAACTACAAGAAAAAATTGCTTATATTCCACAATTTCCACAAATTTTTTCTCAAACAATCAGAGAAAATTTAGTTTTAGGAAATGAAAAGATTAGCGATGAAGAAATTTTAGAAATTGCAGAAAAATGTAGATTAAAAGATAAGATTTTATCAACTGAAAATGGACTCGATACTAAAATAAATTCTGAAAAAGTTATTTTTTCAAGTGGAGAAATGCAAAGACTTGAACTTATGAGGGCATTGTTAAAAAGAGCGGATGTTTATATTTTTGATGAACCTACAAGTAATTTAGATACTTTAAATGAATCAACAATTTTGAATTTGATTAAAGAAAATTGTAAGGGAATGGTATTTTTAATTTCTCACAGAATGAGTACTGTATCATTTTCAGATGTTGTGTATAGAGTAGAAAATGGTAAATGCTTTAAAATATAG
- a CDS encoding ABC transporter ATP-binding protein/permease, whose product MDSDFNTKIQKQKISRERRKELKNRLKKELGDRMRFVYIASFLSWIQFLMRIISFGFIAKGFSNLYNKIDFNLFAYVVIAIGLNILGFGISIFAKRYQGVASQFARDNLKVKFFDAFSKSEEEVFKGYSTADVLTVASQGIDSLDTFYSNYLSTTLRTFFNCATILLIVAFIYPLGGLVFLISIPFIPVSIVLIQKRSAKIMQHYWSTYMDVGNLFMDDLKGLNTLYSYSADAIYEKKFNESAEKFRLSTMELLKFQLQSVGYMDGVMYLGIAISGFLAVLSVSKGNISIFNFIFFVLIATEFFTPIRELGYCMHLLMMNTKMADRIFTFLDSVKLEKKKDISNIELESIDNIEFKNLSFSYENRNVLNNINLSITKGSLFAIAGESGLGKSTFAKVLFKNLDDYSGEILIDGKSLRDFSKSDINSLGFYVSPDSYVFNESIMDNLKKATKLSEHEILEWIEEKNILKFVKTLPDGFNTIIGENGRLISPGQRQQIICVRSLLANRKIYIFDEMTSSVDTENEIAILDLIKMISKNSIVMFISHKMKQVNKADFVLFMGKEKSWDFGKPEDLYNSNYEYKMLLDKQNEMEAILNER is encoded by the coding sequence ATGGATAGTGATTTCAATACAAAAATTCAAAAACAAAAAATAAGTCGTGAAAGACGAAAAGAATTAAAAAATAGATTAAAAAAAGAGTTGGGAGATAGGATGAGATTCGTCTATATAGCTTCTTTTTTGTCTTGGATTCAGTTCTTGATGAGAATTATTTCTTTTGGCTTTATAGCAAAGGGATTTTCTAATTTATATAACAAAATAGATTTTAATCTTTTTGCTTATGTTGTAATTGCAATCGGATTAAATATTTTAGGTTTTGGGATTTCAATTTTTGCTAAAAGATACCAAGGAGTAGCATCTCAATTTGCGAGAGATAATTTAAAAGTTAAATTTTTTGATGCCTTTTCCAAAAGTGAAGAAGAAGTTTTTAAAGGTTATTCAACAGCTGATGTGCTTACTGTTGCATCTCAAGGAATTGACAGTTTGGATACATTTTACAGCAATTATTTATCTACAACTTTAAGGACATTTTTTAACTGTGCGACAATTTTATTGATTGTAGCCTTTATTTATCCTTTGGGTGGTTTGGTATTTTTAATCAGTATTCCATTTATTCCCGTTTCAATAGTGTTAATACAAAAGCGTTCAGCAAAAATTATGCAACATTATTGGTCGACTTATATGGATGTAGGCAATTTATTTATGGATGATTTAAAGGGATTAAATACTCTTTATTCTTATAGTGCTGATGCTATTTATGAGAAAAAATTTAATGAATCTGCTGAAAAATTTAGACTTTCAACTATGGAACTTTTAAAATTTCAACTTCAATCAGTTGGATATATGGACGGAGTTATGTATCTTGGAATTGCAATTTCAGGATTTTTAGCAGTTCTTTCAGTTTCAAAAGGGAATATATCAATTTTTAATTTTATTTTCTTTGTTTTAATTGCAACCGAGTTTTTTACGCCAATTAGAGAATTGGGATACTGTATGCATTTACTTATGATGAATACTAAGATGGCAGATAGAATTTTTACTTTTTTAGATAGTGTTAAGTTAGAAAAGAAAAAAGACATCTCAAATATAGAATTGGAAAGTATAGATAATATTGAATTTAAAAATTTATCTTTTTCATATGAGAATAGAAATGTTTTAAATAATATTAATTTAAGTATCACTAAAGGTAGTTTATTCGCAATAGCAGGAGAGAGTGGACTTGGAAAGAGTACATTTGCTAAAGTTTTGTTTAAAAATCTTGATGATTATTCTGGAGAAATATTAATTGATGGAAAATCTTTAAGAGATTTTTCAAAGTCTGATATAAATTCTCTAGGTTTTTATGTATCTCCTGATTCCTATGTCTTTAATGAAAGCATTATGGATAATTTGAAAAAAGCTACAAAATTATCTGAACACGAAATTTTAGAATGGATTGAAGAAAAAAATATTCTAAAATTTGTAAAGACTTTGCCTGATGGTTTTAATACAATTATCGGAGAAAACGGAAGATTGATTTCTCCTGGTCAAAGACAACAGATAATCTGTGTTAGAAGTTTACTTGCAAATAGAAAAATTTACATTTTTGATGAAATGACTTCAAGTGTTGATACCGAAAATGAAATAGCGATTTTGGATTTAATCAAAATGATTTCTAAAAATTCCATTGTTATGTTTATTTCTCATAAGATGAAACAGGTTAATAAAGCTGACTTTGTTTTATTTATGGGAAAAGAAAAAAGTTGGGATTTTGGAAAACCTGAAGATTTATATAATTCAAATTATGAATACAAGATGTTACTGGATAAACAAAATGAAATGGAGGCAATTTTAAATGAAAGATAG
- a CDS encoding ATP-binding cassette domain-containing protein translates to MKNLVLPFIRKNIFKILIYNISFIVAYFLDAYYFGYIFSLVENKIYSYNKFIFIILFLFAIIIFSKIMSSILFSKLSYEVVRFRFKLARKLNSSILQKNMEDIENPKFEYSMNRAWNFLAYDNAGFSTILMDLVNFIPIFVLLIFSGFIIFKTTFYIVVFTFLIQLGAYPLREKINEFDLDTDLEQGNVLTKLEYYNNFSMRNEYGKDIRIFNLGNLILKRYEKIVNEAMAIIRNKTNLGIKLGIISIFLEIITDIFTIGMLIYLFSINSISISTIFIVFSMYQLFVTNEKESLRIISDLKKNIKMFDKYLLHLEENSLKSKKANIENNDVFFELKNIYFKYPNTDKYSLENINMEFSSFDKIGIIGENGAGKSTLIKVIMGIYNQTSGKILINGKEVSAKERLAYFSAVFQNSHFFAGTLKENLFGFENVKNNEEKYVEEYLESCKLDNVNGKLIDLNTRFGKEFFEDAFEPSGGQLQMLTILRALVKSGTTLILDEPTSALDAKKEMDFYKRLSLEEKTKGFIIISHRLAISNIVDKIYILNNGKILDSGSHFELIERSEYYRYLKELTKSMFKLKVGDEND, encoded by the coding sequence ATGAAAAATTTAGTATTACCTTTTATTAGAAAAAATATTTTTAAAATTTTAATTTATAATATTAGTTTTATAGTTGCATATTTTTTAGATGCTTATTATTTTGGATATATTTTTTCTTTAGTCGAAAATAAAATATATAGTTATAATAAATTTATCTTTATTATACTTTTTTTGTTTGCTATAATTATATTTTCTAAAATTATGTCAAGTATTTTATTTTCAAAGCTATCTTATGAAGTAGTTCGTTTTAGATTTAAGTTAGCAAGAAAACTGAATAGCTCAATTTTACAAAAGAACATGGAAGATATTGAAAATCCTAAATTTGAATATTCAATGAATAGAGCTTGGAATTTTTTAGCTTATGATAATGCAGGCTTTAGTACAATTTTGATGGATTTAGTAAATTTTATTCCTATTTTTGTGTTGCTTATTTTTTCAGGTTTTATTATTTTTAAAACTACTTTTTACATTGTAGTTTTTACTTTTTTAATTCAACTTGGAGCATATCCTCTAAGAGAAAAAATTAATGAATTTGATTTAGATACAGATTTAGAGCAAGGAAATGTATTGACAAAACTTGAATATTACAATAATTTTAGTATGAGAAATGAATATGGAAAAGATATTCGTATATTTAATTTAGGAAATCTAATCTTAAAGAGATATGAGAAAATTGTTAATGAAGCGATGGCTATTATAAGAAATAAAACTAATTTAGGTATAAAATTAGGTATTATTTCAATATTTTTGGAAATTATAACTGATATTTTTACAATTGGAATGTTGATATACTTATTTAGTATTAATTCCATTTCTATATCTACAATTTTTATAGTTTTCAGTATGTATCAGCTTTTTGTAACTAATGAAAAAGAGTCTCTAAGAATTATATCCGATTTAAAGAAAAATATTAAAATGTTTGATAAATACCTTTTGCATTTAGAAGAAAATAGTTTAAAAAGTAAAAAAGCTAATATAGAAAATAATGACGTATTCTTTGAACTTAAAAATATTTACTTTAAATATCCAAATACTGATAAATACAGTTTAGAAAATATAAATATGGAGTTTTCATCTTTCGATAAAATTGGAATAATTGGAGAAAATGGTGCCGGAAAGAGTACACTTATAAAAGTAATTATGGGAATTTACAATCAAACAAGTGGAAAAATTCTCATTAATGGGAAAGAAGTTTCAGCAAAAGAAAGACTTGCTTATTTTTCAGCCGTTTTTCAAAATTCACATTTTTTTGCAGGGACACTTAAAGAAAATTTATTCGGGTTTGAAAATGTAAAAAATAATGAAGAAAAATATGTCGAAGAATATTTAGAAAGTTGTAAACTTGACAATGTAAATGGGAAATTGATAGATTTGAATACCAGATTTGGAAAAGAATTTTTTGAAGATGCTTTTGAACCGTCAGGTGGTCAATTACAAATGCTAACTATTCTAAGAGCATTGGTTAAAAGTGGAACAACGTTAATTTTAGATGAGCCTACATCTGCACTTGACGCTAAAAAAGAAATGGACTTTTATAAAAGATTATCTCTTGAAGAAAAGACAAAAGGATTTATTATTATTTCTCATAGATTGGCTATTTCTAATATAGTGGATAAAATTTATATTTTAAATAATGGAAAAATATTAGATTCAGGTTCTCATTTTGAATTAATTGAAAGATCTGAATATTATAGATATTTAAAAGAATTAACTAAAAGTATGTTTAAATTGAAAGTAGGTGATGAAAATGATTAA
- the nrdG gene encoding anaerobic ribonucleoside-triphosphate reductase activating protein, producing MRYGQIRSYDVANGVGIRTSIFVTGCTHNCKDCFNRKYMDFNFGELWTKETTNLVIDYLRDKNVSGLTLLGGEPMQNAKELLEIVRDIKKSVNKNIWIYSGYTFEEILEDDDRFELLKECDVLVDGRFDYRLKDLTLKFRGSSNQRIIDIKKTIETGNIVLFME from the coding sequence ATGAGATATGGTCAGATAAGATCTTATGATGTTGCAAATGGAGTTGGTATCAGAACTAGTATTTTCGTAACTGGCTGTACACATAATTGTAAAGATTGTTTTAATAGAAAATATATGGATTTCAATTTTGGGGAGCTTTGGACAAAAGAAACTACTAATTTAGTCATAGACTATTTGCGTGATAAAAATGTTTCTGGTCTTACTTTGCTTGGTGGAGAACCAATGCAAAACGCAAAAGAACTCCTTGAAATTGTAAGAGATATTAAGAAAAGTGTAAATAAAAATATTTGGATTTATTCAGGATATACTTTTGAAGAAATTCTTGAAGATGATGATAGATTCGAGCTTTTAAAAGAATGTGATGTTTTAGTTGATGGAAGATTTGATTATAGATTAAAAGACTTAACTTTGAAATTTCGAGGTTCTTCAAACCAAAGAATTATAGACATAAAAAAGACAATTGAAACCGGAAATATTGTACTGTTTATGGAGTAA
- a CDS encoding cation diffusion facilitator family transporter, with protein MLEKKILNISKIENTDKYDRKKVGYLSGMIGTFLNVTLGVSKFVIGILANSVSITADAVNNFSDAIYSFATVLGFKFSSAPPDKDHPYGHGRVEYITTLIISMMVMIVGVQFAKTSIERIINPEKIIMGKIGIAFLVISIFVKLWMSLFNRKLSKAIDSSILKATSIDCLSDVFTTSVVLIAMIFADYTTFPVDGVVGLIVSAFILFSGFSLAKETISQLIGEAPSVELIKSVLSDIEKHKEILGIHNYTFHRYGHLKTIATVDVEVDAEMSLIKAHNLMSLIEKEIYEKYEIVLVIHVEPVGGNFTEREIELKEITENWKNQFSYIKSMHDFAIYKQGDKYFVGLQLALDGNKLDKNFDENSLKSELEELIKNYDEELKTSITILYEYF; from the coding sequence ATGTTAGAGAAAAAAATATTGAATATTTCAAAAATAGAAAATACAGATAAATATGATAGAAAAAAAGTCGGATATCTTTCAGGAATGATAGGAACATTTTTAAATGTTACTTTGGGAGTGTCAAAATTTGTTATTGGAATTTTAGCAAATTCAGTTTCAATAACGGCTGATGCAGTTAATAATTTTTCAGATGCGATTTATTCCTTTGCAACAGTTTTAGGCTTCAAATTTTCTTCTGCACCTCCGGATAAGGATCATCCTTATGGACATGGAAGAGTTGAATATATAACTACCTTAATAATCTCAATGATGGTTATGATTGTAGGAGTTCAGTTTGCAAAGACATCTATCGAAAGAATTATAAATCCTGAAAAAATTATAATGGGTAAAATAGGAATTGCTTTTTTAGTAATTTCTATTTTTGTAAAACTTTGGATGAGTTTATTCAATAGAAAACTTTCTAAAGCAATAGATTCAAGTATTTTAAAGGCAACCTCAATTGACTGTTTGAGCGATGTTTTTACAACTTCAGTTGTTTTAATTGCAATGATTTTTGCAGATTATACTACTTTTCCGGTTGATGGAGTTGTCGGCCTAATTGTTTCTGCATTTATTCTATTCTCAGGTTTCTCTTTGGCAAAGGAAACAATAAGTCAACTTATTGGAGAAGCACCAAGTGTAGAATTGATAAAGTCAGTTTTGTCAGATATAGAAAAGCACAAAGAAATTTTGGGAATACACAATTACACTTTTCATAGATATGGACATCTTAAAACAATTGCAACTGTTGATGTTGAAGTTGATGCTGAAATGAGTTTAATCAAAGCACATAATCTTATGAGCCTTATTGAAAAAGAAATTTATGAAAAATATGAAATTGTATTGGTAATACATGTTGAGCCTGTTGGTGGAAACTTTACGGAAAGAGAAATTGAATTAAAAGAAATTACTGAAAATTGGAAAAATCAGTTTAGTTATATAAAATCAATGCATGACTTTGCAATCTACAAACAAGGAGATAAATACTTTGTAGGTTTGCAATTAGCATTAGACGGAAACAAATTGGATAAAAATTTTGATGAAAATAGTTTAAAATCAGAGCTTGAAGAACTGATAAAAAATTATGATGAAGAATTAAAAACTTCAATAACAATTTTATATGAATACTTTTAA
- the nrdD gene encoding anaerobic ribonucleoside-triphosphate reductase: protein MIKVIKRNGQEVDFDANKIAIAINKAMHSSTGVYEEGLAEKIASEIETFATTIGKKMSIYDIEDHVYYSLIKYGNPATARAYENYKAVQTFKRLKNTTDESILGLLDKTNLDVINENSNKNAILASTQRDLIAGEVSKDIARRMLIPVDIVQAHDEGAIHLHDMDYLIQPMFNCCLVNIGDMLDNGTVINGKMVETPKSFQVACTVMTQIIAQVASGQFGGQSLNVAHLGKYLRKSYEKHLKLAKEILTDEKDIENIARAMTKKELEAGIQTIQYQINTLMTTNGQSPFVTLFMYVEDGFEYEDEVAQIVEEIIKQRLEGIKNEKGVYITPAFPKLIYVLDENNVREDSKYYYLTKLAAKCTAKRMYPDYISAKKLREHYEGNVFGPMGCRSFLAPYKDENGNYKFEGRFNQGVVSLNLPQIGILNTGNEEGFFEMLDKRLEIVKKALLFRNSLLQNVKSDNSPIHWQYGAIARLKKGESIKKYLENGYSTLSVGYIGLYEATMCVKGVSHTTEEGKEFALKVMRKIKESADSWSEETGMTFSLYGTPAESLTHRFCSIDRKKYGEIKDITDKGYYTNSYHVDVRENISVFDKFRFEEDFQKLSTGGCISYAEIPNMNHNVEAVEQMIRFIYDNIQYAEFNTKSDYCHVCGFDGEIIINEYNEWECPQCHNKDKQKMNVTRRTCGYLGENFWNEGRTKEIKARVLHI from the coding sequence ATGATTAAAGTTATAAAAAGAAATGGTCAAGAAGTAGATTTTGATGCTAATAAAATTGCAATAGCAATAAATAAAGCTATGCATAGCAGTACAGGAGTATACGAAGAAGGATTGGCAGAAAAGATTGCATCAGAGATAGAAACTTTTGCAACAACAATCGGAAAGAAGATGAGTATATATGATATAGAAGATCATGTTTACTACAGCTTAATTAAATATGGAAATCCTGCAACCGCCAGAGCTTATGAAAACTATAAGGCTGTGCAAACTTTTAAAAGACTTAAAAATACTACTGACGAAAGTATTTTAGGTCTTCTGGATAAGACGAATTTGGATGTTATAAATGAAAATTCAAATAAAAATGCTATTCTTGCATCAACTCAAAGAGATTTGATTGCCGGAGAAGTTTCAAAGGATATAGCAAGAAGAATGTTAATTCCTGTGGATATTGTTCAGGCTCATGACGAAGGAGCTATACATCTTCACGATATGGACTATTTAATTCAACCTATGTTTAATTGCTGTCTAGTTAATATTGGAGATATGCTTGATAATGGAACAGTAATTAATGGTAAAATGGTTGAAACTCCAAAGTCTTTCCAAGTTGCTTGTACAGTTATGACTCAAATAATTGCACAAGTAGCATCAGGTCAATTTGGTGGTCAAAGCTTAAATGTTGCTCATCTAGGAAAGTATCTAAGAAAGAGCTATGAAAAACATTTAAAACTTGCAAAAGAAATTTTAACTGATGAAAAAGACATTGAAAATATTGCAAGAGCAATGACTAAGAAAGAATTGGAAGCAGGTATTCAAACTATTCAATACCAAATAAATACTTTGATGACTACAAATGGGCAAAGTCCTTTCGTTACTCTTTTTATGTATGTTGAAGATGGTTTTGAATATGAAGATGAAGTTGCACAAATTGTTGAGGAAATAATAAAACAAAGATTAGAAGGAATTAAAAACGAAAAAGGTGTTTATATCACACCTGCTTTCCCTAAATTGATTTATGTTTTAGATGAAAACAATGTAAGAGAAGATAGTAAGTACTATTATTTAACAAAACTTGCTGCAAAATGTACTGCAAAGAGAATGTATCCTGATTATATCTCTGCTAAAAAACTTAGAGAACATTATGAAGGAAATGTATTCGGACCTATGGGTTGTAGATCATTCTTAGCGCCTTATAAAGATGAAAATGGAAACTATAAATTTGAAGGTAGATTTAATCAAGGTGTAGTAAGTTTGAATTTACCACAAATAGGAATTTTAAATACAGGAAATGAAGAAGGTTTCTTTGAAATGTTGGATAAAAGACTTGAAATTGTAAAAAAAGCACTTTTATTCAGAAATTCACTTCTTCAAAATGTAAAGAGCGATAATTCTCCTATTCATTGGCAATATGGAGCAATTGCTAGACTTAAAAAAGGTGAAAGTATTAAAAAATACCTTGAAAACGGATATTCAACTCTTTCTGTAGGATATATCGGATTATATGAAGCTACAATGTGTGTAAAAGGTGTTAGTCATACAACTGAAGAAGGAAAAGAATTTGCTCTTAAAGTTATGAGAAAAATAAAAGAATCGGCTGACAGTTGGAGTGAAGAAACAGGAATGACATTTTCATTATATGGAACTCCTGCTGAAAGTTTAACTCACAGATTCTGTTCTATAGATAGAAAGAAATATGGAGAAATAAAGGATATAACAGATAAGGGATATTATACAAATAGTTATCATGTTGATGTTAGGGAAAATATTTCAGTTTTTGATAAATTCAGATTTGAAGAAGATTTCCAAAAATTATCAACAGGAGGTTGTATTTCTTATGCGGAAATTCCTAATATGAACCATAATGTTGAAGCTGTTGAACAAATGATTAGATTTATCTATGATAATATTCAATATGCTGAATTTAATACAAAATCAGATTATTGCCATGTTTGCGGATTTGATGGAGAAATAATCATAAACGAATATAATGAATGGGAATGTCCTCAATGTCATAATAAAGATAAGCAAAAAATGAATGTAACTAGAAGAACTTGTGGCTATCTTGGAGAAAACTTCTGGAATGAAGGAAGAACAAAAGAAATAAAGGCAAGGGTTCTTCATATATAG
- a CDS encoding YbaN family protein, whose product MKIKFVRYTWIIIGLIFFAIGTIGAFLPILPTFPFYIVTLFCFARSSEKLHTWFVGTKLYKNNIEKIANRKGLPLRQKVKIIIFFTLTMGIGFYFMKNTKIGRIILGIVWVFHVIYFVFGIKTIKSNENEIEYIEADMN is encoded by the coding sequence ATGAAAATTAAATTTGTAAGATATACTTGGATTATAATAGGACTGATATTTTTTGCAATAGGAACTATTGGTGCTTTCTTACCAATATTGCCTACGTTTCCATTTTATATTGTAACATTATTTTGTTTTGCAAGAAGTTCTGAGAAATTGCATACTTGGTTTGTTGGAACCAAATTATACAAAAATAATATTGAAAAAATTGCAAATAGAAAAGGACTTCCACTAAGACAGAAAGTAAAGATTATAATATTTTTCACCTTGACAATGGGAATTGGATTTTATTTTATGAAAAATACAAAAATTGGACGAATTATATTAGGAATAGTTTGGGTTTTCCATGTCATATATTTTGTCTTTGGGATTAAGACAATAAAAAGTAATGAAAATGAAATAGAATATATAGAAGCTGATATGAATTAA